One genomic window of Agrobacterium tumefaciens includes the following:
- a CDS encoding IclR family transcriptional regulator, whose protein sequence is MATDLNGKSGDSQTLIRSVAVMRFVADHPGASLGEIAKATTLPRSTVQRLVASLNSVGFVTKSFGQQGVYLGMELARLGAKVHLDARTLLAPMIEQLHHRTGENIDLTSLEQGKVVVIEQKASNETIRVISYVGKQHPINCTANGKAHLGLLSRAEALQLLAGGMPKMTSNSITDAEVLLAQVAAFREVGLYVDREEYGEDACAIATTLPEIGGKQLTISVALPMARFLRREEEIKAALIDFRRSVQSTFGASI, encoded by the coding sequence ATGGCTACTGATTTGAATGGCAAGTCGGGCGATAGTCAGACTTTGATCAGGTCGGTAGCGGTTATGCGCTTCGTTGCGGACCATCCTGGAGCGAGCCTAGGAGAAATCGCCAAAGCCACGACCCTGCCTCGCTCGACGGTACAGCGTCTTGTTGCGTCCCTTAACAGCGTTGGCTTTGTGACAAAGTCATTCGGTCAGCAAGGGGTCTATCTCGGGATGGAACTGGCGCGGCTTGGGGCCAAAGTGCACCTCGATGCGCGGACACTCCTTGCGCCGATGATCGAGCAGCTTCACCACAGGACAGGTGAGAATATTGATCTGACGTCTCTGGAGCAGGGGAAAGTCGTTGTCATCGAGCAAAAGGCGTCGAATGAGACGATCCGTGTGATCTCCTACGTCGGTAAACAGCATCCGATCAATTGTACTGCTAACGGCAAAGCGCATCTCGGGCTTCTTTCGAGGGCCGAGGCCCTTCAGCTCTTGGCGGGAGGTATGCCGAAGATGACAAGCAATTCGATTACTGACGCCGAAGTCCTGCTGGCGCAGGTGGCGGCGTTCCGTGAGGTCGGGCTTTACGTCGACCGCGAGGAGTATGGCGAAGACGCTTGCGCCATCGCGACAACTCTTCCCGAAATCGGAGGCAAGCAACTGACGATTTCCGTTGCTCTTCCGATGGCACGGTTCCTTCGACGCGAAGAGGAAATCAAGGCGGCCCTGATCGACTTCCGCCGTTCCGTTCAAAGTACATTCGGCGCGTCAATCTAA
- a CDS encoding ABC transporter substrate-binding protein, translating to MFTRRLFLKTATLGSAAVATGQFALPAYAQNRTIKIGFVSPQTGPLAIFAEPDRFVLEQFKKTIGSGISINGAVHPVEFVLKDSQSSSNRASTVAQELILNDEVDIILASSTPDTTNPVADQAEINGVPCATNDTPWQPHFFGRKGDPATGFQYTYHFFWGLEDIIDVFMSQWDVIAKGKTVGAMWPNDPDGNGWGDQKLGFPPVMEKAGYKLVDPGRYQNMSDDFSAQISAFKQAGVEIVSGVMIPPDFTTFWTQAAQQGFKPKVVNVAKASEFPQMMAVLGEGARNLSVEVWWHRKFPFASSFTGQSCEDLAADYERATSKPSTMPLGAKHSLFEVALDALKRSENIDDPDSIAAAIKSTKLDTVFGRIDFSAGPVPNVSKTPLAGGQWQFKDDKPSLEIVTNSHSPIIPLTAEMQPIG from the coding sequence ATGTTTACGCGGCGTCTTTTTTTGAAGACGGCTACGCTCGGAAGCGCTGCCGTTGCCACCGGTCAGTTTGCGTTACCGGCCTATGCGCAGAACCGGACGATCAAGATCGGTTTCGTCTCGCCACAGACCGGCCCGCTTGCGATTTTTGCCGAGCCCGACCGCTTCGTGCTCGAACAGTTCAAGAAGACCATCGGCTCTGGCATATCCATCAACGGCGCTGTTCATCCCGTCGAATTTGTCCTGAAGGACAGTCAGTCGAGTTCCAACCGCGCCTCGACCGTGGCGCAGGAACTGATCCTGAATGACGAAGTGGACATCATTCTCGCCTCGTCAACTCCCGACACCACCAACCCCGTGGCCGACCAGGCAGAGATCAACGGTGTTCCATGCGCCACGAACGATACGCCTTGGCAGCCGCACTTCTTCGGCCGCAAGGGTGATCCGGCGACAGGCTTTCAATATACATATCACTTTTTCTGGGGCCTAGAAGACATCATCGACGTTTTCATGTCGCAATGGGATGTCATTGCCAAGGGCAAAACTGTCGGAGCTATGTGGCCGAACGACCCGGACGGCAATGGCTGGGGCGACCAGAAGCTTGGCTTCCCACCCGTCATGGAAAAGGCTGGCTACAAGCTGGTCGACCCTGGCCGCTACCAGAACATGAGCGATGACTTCTCGGCACAGATTTCCGCCTTCAAACAGGCAGGTGTCGAAATCGTCTCAGGCGTGATGATCCCGCCGGATTTCACAACCTTCTGGACGCAGGCGGCTCAGCAGGGTTTCAAACCGAAGGTCGTGAACGTCGCCAAGGCCTCGGAATTCCCCCAGATGATGGCCGTTCTCGGCGAGGGGGCTCGTAACCTCTCCGTCGAGGTGTGGTGGCACCGAAAGTTCCCCTTCGCGTCAAGCTTCACCGGCCAGAGTTGCGAAGACCTCGCCGCCGATTACGAAAGGGCAACCAGCAAGCCTTCTACGATGCCGCTCGGCGCAAAGCACTCGCTCTTCGAAGTGGCACTGGACGCGCTGAAGCGCTCCGAAAACATCGACGATCCAGATTCGATCGCCGCTGCCATCAAGTCGACAAAGCTCGACACAGTGTTCGGTCGCATCGACTTCTCCGCAGGGCCGGTTCCGAACGTTTCGAAAACGCCTCTTGCCGGCGGCCAATGGCAATTCAAGGACGACAAGCCATCGCTCGAGATCGTCACTAATTCGCATTCGCCGATCATTCCCCTCACAGCTGAAATGCAACCCATCGGCTGA
- a CDS encoding ABC transporter ATP-binding protein, whose translation MQPLLQLTNVSKSFGALNVTDDVTLSLAPGEALGIIGPNGAGKSTLFNLIGGTLPVSSGSVSFDGMDVTRLSAAQRCRRGIARSFQIPHPFVGMSVYENLLVASAFGNSGHRDPKSSCREILERTGLIAKSNRPAGSLTLLERKRLELSRALATGPKLLLLDEIAGGLTEGECHELVETIRSISAGGVSIIWIEHIVHALTSVVSRLAVIDFGRIVANDEPELVMADPVVQQIYLGISIDDAVA comes from the coding sequence ATGCAACCCCTGTTGCAACTGACAAATGTCAGCAAGTCATTTGGCGCGTTGAATGTAACCGACGACGTCACGCTGTCCCTCGCCCCCGGCGAGGCGCTGGGCATAATCGGGCCAAACGGTGCCGGCAAGAGCACACTATTCAACCTTATTGGCGGGACCCTGCCGGTCTCGTCCGGCTCCGTCTCGTTCGACGGCATGGATGTCACTCGGCTTTCGGCGGCGCAACGCTGCAGGCGCGGCATTGCTCGCTCTTTCCAGATCCCGCATCCATTTGTGGGGATGAGCGTTTACGAAAATCTCCTGGTGGCGTCGGCCTTCGGCAACTCAGGGCATCGCGACCCGAAGTCTTCCTGTCGCGAGATCCTCGAACGGACAGGATTGATTGCCAAGTCCAACAGACCGGCGGGCTCTCTCACGCTGCTCGAACGCAAACGGCTGGAATTATCCCGAGCGCTCGCAACCGGCCCGAAACTTCTGCTGCTCGACGAGATTGCGGGCGGCCTGACGGAGGGAGAATGCCACGAACTGGTGGAAACCATCCGTTCTATCTCCGCCGGCGGCGTTTCCATCATCTGGATCGAACATATCGTCCACGCACTGACGTCGGTCGTCTCTCGACTAGCGGTCATTGATTTCGGGCGTATCGTCGCCAACGACGAGCCGGAGCTCGTCATGGCCGATCCTGTTGTTCAACAGATTTATCTTGGGATTTCCATCGATGACGCCGTTGCTTGA
- a CDS encoding ABC transporter ATP-binding protein has product MTPLLETRNLKAFYGDFQALFGIDFAMSDNETIAIIGANGSGKSTFLRTLVGLCSSNGQCVVLDGQAIAGMPANTVHRLGLALVPEGRRLFASLSVEENLLIGASGGRKGYWNLNRVFELFPDLLPKRKNPGTALSGGQQQMVAIGRALMSNPRLLLCDEISLGLSPKVVKDIYRAVPLIREQGTAMIVVEQDINQALAFADRVYCFMEGRVTLTGRPAELSRTQIANAYFGVEKEAV; this is encoded by the coding sequence ATGACGCCGTTGCTTGAAACGAGAAACCTCAAGGCCTTCTACGGCGACTTCCAGGCGCTGTTCGGCATCGACTTCGCCATGAGCGACAATGAGACGATTGCAATCATCGGCGCCAATGGCTCGGGCAAGTCGACTTTCTTGCGAACCCTCGTCGGTCTTTGTTCTTCGAACGGACAATGCGTCGTTTTAGATGGACAAGCCATCGCCGGTATGCCGGCGAACACGGTTCATAGGCTCGGTCTTGCGCTCGTGCCGGAAGGGCGGCGTCTGTTTGCTTCACTCTCGGTCGAAGAGAACCTGCTGATCGGCGCATCGGGCGGGCGCAAGGGATACTGGAACCTTAACCGGGTCTTCGAGCTGTTCCCAGATCTTCTCCCAAAACGGAAAAATCCGGGAACAGCCCTCTCCGGCGGCCAGCAGCAGATGGTCGCAATCGGCCGTGCGCTCATGTCCAACCCCCGCCTGCTTCTCTGTGACGAGATCAGCCTTGGCCTTTCTCCAAAGGTGGTCAAGGACATCTACCGAGCGGTTCCGCTCATCCGCGAACAGGGTACCGCCATGATCGTCGTTGAGCAGGATATCAACCAAGCGCTTGCCTTTGCCGATCGCGTCTATTGCTTCATGGAAGGTCGGGTAACGCTGACCGGCCGGCCGGCAGAACTTTCAAGGACGCAGATCGCAAATGCCTATTTCGGCGTAGAGAAGGAGGCCGTTTGA
- a CDS encoding branched-chain amino acid ABC transporter permease, producing MSHAINVSPSVAGPSRLTGPALLALVVAVLISAPWFLGRAELRSMMEVLSYLALAQTWNLLAGYTGLISVGQQAYVGLGGYLFFALAMFTGVPVLAALPIAGLMVGLLSIPTGWVAFRLKGAYFAVGTWVIAEVFRLLAAQVTSLGGGSGISLPVKIAASIAASREGRDLWMYFLALGLAAVSVLGVWALLRSRWGMALTAIRDNEAAAQSVGIDTRGAKYFIYVLAAVMTGITGAFLSFQRLRITPDSAFSVTDWTAFVIFIVVIGGIGTLEGPIIGVIIFFALRSIAADWGSWYLILMGATAIAVMLIDKRGVWGALHAHFGWELLPTSRRL from the coding sequence ATGTCCCATGCAATCAACGTGTCTCCCTCTGTCGCCGGACCGTCACGTCTGACCGGCCCAGCGCTGCTCGCCCTCGTCGTCGCCGTCCTGATCTCAGCGCCATGGTTCCTCGGTCGCGCTGAACTCAGGAGCATGATGGAAGTGCTCAGCTATCTGGCGCTTGCGCAGACCTGGAACCTTCTTGCTGGATATACCGGTCTCATATCCGTTGGCCAGCAGGCCTATGTCGGTCTCGGCGGGTATCTGTTCTTCGCTCTCGCTATGTTCACCGGCGTACCGGTGCTTGCTGCACTGCCGATCGCTGGCCTGATGGTCGGTCTTCTCTCTATCCCGACGGGGTGGGTCGCTTTCCGGCTCAAGGGCGCCTATTTCGCGGTTGGCACCTGGGTCATCGCGGAGGTCTTCCGGCTTTTGGCCGCTCAGGTCACCTCGCTTGGCGGCGGCTCCGGTATTTCCCTGCCAGTCAAGATTGCCGCATCAATCGCCGCCAGCCGTGAAGGTCGCGATCTCTGGATGTATTTTCTCGCCTTAGGCCTTGCAGCGGTCTCGGTGCTTGGAGTGTGGGCCCTCCTCCGGTCGCGTTGGGGAATGGCACTGACCGCCATTCGTGATAATGAGGCAGCAGCTCAGTCGGTGGGCATCGACACAAGAGGGGCGAAATACTTTATCTATGTCCTCGCAGCAGTGATGACCGGGATCACTGGAGCCTTCCTATCTTTCCAGCGCCTGCGCATTACCCCGGATTCTGCCTTCTCGGTAACCGATTGGACCGCCTTCGTCATCTTCATTGTGGTAATCGGCGGCATAGGGACGCTGGAAGGCCCGATCATCGGCGTCATCATCTTCTTCGCACTGCGCTCGATCGCAGCGGATTGGGGGTCGTGGTACCTGATCCTTATGGGCGCAACGGCCATCGCTGTCATGTTGATAGACAAGCGCGGCGTTTGGGGAGCACTACACGCCCATTTTGGATGGGAACTCCTGCCGACCTCGCGGCGATTGTGA
- a CDS encoding IS110 family transposase, whose amino-acid sequence MEYYAGIDVSLKESSVCVVDATGKLVREVKVGSEPECLVGYFDQLDFPVERIGLEAGPLSQWLHAALVAAGHEVVLLETRHVKAALSAMTVKTDRKDARGIAQLLRMGWYRPVHAKSSPAQDTRALLVGRKLLQSKLLDVELSIRGILRGYGLKVGEVSRGRFEARIRELIAGHAILSMVIDAMLTARAALWSEFTKLHREMLRIARADRVCQRLMSAPGVGALVALTYRSAVDDPARFEKSSTVGAYFGLTPKKYQSGETDRDGGVSKVGDAMVRTALFESAHIMLTRATRFSSLKRWALDVARRRGMKRAKVALARKLGVVLHRMWMDATDFRWSANPMAA is encoded by the coding sequence GTGGAGTATTATGCAGGAATCGACGTCTCGCTGAAAGAGAGCAGCGTGTGCGTGGTCGACGCGACGGGCAAGTTGGTTCGCGAGGTCAAGGTAGGCAGCGAGCCTGAATGCCTGGTCGGGTATTTTGATCAACTGGACTTTCCGGTAGAGCGCATCGGCCTTGAAGCCGGGCCGTTGTCCCAATGGCTACACGCGGCTCTCGTTGCTGCAGGTCATGAGGTGGTTTTGCTGGAAACGCGGCATGTGAAGGCGGCGCTTTCGGCGATGACGGTGAAGACCGACCGCAAGGATGCACGGGGGATCGCGCAACTGCTCCGCATGGGGTGGTATCGTCCGGTCCACGCCAAATCGTCGCCGGCCCAGGACACTCGGGCTCTCCTGGTTGGCCGCAAGCTTCTGCAATCCAAGCTGCTCGACGTCGAGCTCAGTATCCGGGGTATCCTGCGCGGCTATGGATTAAAGGTCGGCGAAGTCAGCCGAGGGCGTTTCGAGGCGCGCATCCGCGAACTGATTGCAGGGCATGCGATATTGTCGATGGTGATTGACGCGATGCTGACGGCGCGAGCGGCGCTGTGGAGCGAATTTACGAAGCTGCACCGCGAGATGCTCAGGATCGCCCGCGCCGACAGAGTTTGCCAAAGGCTGATGAGTGCGCCGGGTGTCGGTGCCTTGGTTGCGCTGACCTACCGCTCCGCGGTCGATGATCCAGCCCGGTTCGAAAAGTCCAGCACAGTCGGTGCCTACTTCGGGCTCACGCCGAAGAAATATCAATCCGGCGAAACCGATCGCGATGGCGGCGTCAGCAAGGTCGGCGACGCGATGGTGCGAACCGCATTGTTCGAGTCCGCGCACATCATGCTGACGCGGGCAACGCGCTTTTCCAGTCTAAAGCGCTGGGCGCTCGATGTGGCTAGGCGTCGCGGGATGAAGCGCGCGAAGGTTGCCCTTGCACGCAAACTGGGTGTCGTTCTTCACCGCATGTGGATGGATGCGACGGACTTTCGCTGGAGCGCAAACCCTATGGCGGCATGA
- a CDS encoding RidA family protein, which yields MKRTIIEVPVISETIRKLGAPTSALVQVGDLLYTCGMPPIDCKTGEIVKGDIRTQTRASMDALAFTLRYAGSSLDRAVKTLAFVADTDMMGGLNEIYREYFTGGFPARTCVAIKPWPLFDVEIECIATLGLQT from the coding sequence ATGAAAAGAACCATCATTGAAGTGCCTGTGATTTCCGAAACGATCCGGAAGCTGGGTGCCCCGACATCCGCGCTCGTGCAGGTTGGAGATCTCCTTTACACCTGCGGCATGCCGCCGATCGACTGCAAGACGGGAGAAATTGTGAAGGGAGACATTAGGACGCAGACCCGTGCCTCCATGGATGCACTCGCCTTCACGCTGCGCTACGCAGGGTCCTCCCTGGACAGGGCGGTCAAGACACTCGCTTTCGTTGCAGATACGGACATGATGGGTGGGCTGAACGAAATATACCGCGAATATTTCACGGGCGGTTTTCCCGCCCGCACCTGCGTGGCGATCAAGCCTTGGCCATTGTTCGACGTCGAAATCGAGTGTATTGCGACGTTAGGCTTGCAAACCTAG
- a CDS encoding carbohydrate ABC transporter substrate-binding protein translates to MKTEMSRRAFNLMAAGALASTAIPSGAFADQVPEFWHYWGAGGELDAVKALMAVANARHPETPITERVIPGSAAGLRQQLQTAKLGGIPPVAAQSNPGAELRDASASGTLLNINDVWAEIDGDNIYPEALRRIVSLGDDHFALPICLSVIGNCFYNKAVFDKLGLSVPTGWKEFQAVCDKIKAAGIIPLGAASPHGYILQQWYGSMLSVLGTDGFWPFARGEVAINGPELKESFELFNTHVAANFDPNWPGAKWTEVVDRMMRGEVAMFVVGDWAAGYMQQRGWKPGADFDFFFGPGLEKITLFQTDVAMALKGDKEKATKNFLRAVASPEGQAAFNRVKGTLAASNKAPTDFYSVVGKREFEKFTAGGEFVSLPNPYGLLPLDFVIPFGTELERYASTRDTATFLKGLDALEEKRQALKQAGKFVAW, encoded by the coding sequence GTGAAAACTGAAATGAGCAGGCGCGCATTCAATCTGATGGCTGCGGGCGCCCTTGCCTCCACAGCCATACCGTCGGGTGCCTTCGCCGATCAGGTGCCTGAGTTCTGGCACTACTGGGGTGCCGGCGGCGAACTCGATGCCGTCAAGGCACTGATGGCTGTTGCCAATGCGCGCCATCCCGAGACGCCCATTACCGAACGGGTTATCCCTGGTTCAGCCGCCGGTCTGCGACAGCAACTCCAGACCGCAAAACTGGGCGGTATTCCGCCGGTCGCGGCGCAATCGAATCCGGGCGCCGAATTGCGTGATGCCAGCGCCAGCGGCACATTGCTCAACATCAACGATGTCTGGGCCGAGATTGATGGCGACAACATCTATCCGGAAGCATTGCGCAGAATCGTGTCGCTGGGCGACGATCATTTCGCCCTGCCCATATGCCTGAGCGTTATTGGTAACTGCTTCTACAACAAGGCGGTTTTCGACAAGCTCGGCCTGTCCGTCCCAACCGGATGGAAGGAGTTCCAGGCGGTGTGCGACAAGATCAAGGCTGCCGGCATCATCCCGCTGGGCGCTGCCTCGCCGCACGGATACATTCTTCAACAGTGGTACGGATCGATGCTTTCGGTTCTGGGTACCGACGGATTCTGGCCGTTCGCAAGAGGCGAAGTCGCGATCAACGGTCCCGAACTCAAAGAGTCGTTCGAACTCTTCAACACGCATGTCGCCGCGAACTTCGATCCGAACTGGCCAGGTGCAAAGTGGACGGAGGTTGTCGACCGGATGATGCGTGGCGAGGTTGCCATGTTCGTGGTCGGCGACTGGGCTGCCGGTTACATGCAGCAGCGCGGCTGGAAGCCCGGCGCCGATTTTGATTTCTTCTTCGGGCCGGGGCTCGAGAAGATCACATTGTTCCAGACCGATGTTGCCATGGCTCTCAAGGGCGACAAGGAGAAGGCGACGAAAAACTTTCTTCGCGCGGTGGCGAGCCCGGAAGGGCAGGCCGCTTTCAACAGGGTCAAGGGAACGCTGGCCGCGAGCAACAAGGCGCCGACCGATTTCTACAGCGTTGTCGGCAAGCGAGAGTTCGAAAAGTTCACTGCCGGTGGCGAGTTCGTCTCTCTGCCCAATCCCTACGGTCTGTTGCCGCTCGACTTCGTTATTCCGTTCGGAACCGAACTGGAGCGCTATGCCTCGACCCGCGATACGGCCACTTTTCTGAAGGGGCTCGATGCTCTTGAGGAGAAGCGTCAGGCGCTCAAGCAGGCAGGCAAGTTCGTGGCCTGGTAA